A window of the Haloquadratum walsbyi C23 genome harbors these coding sequences:
- a CDS encoding heavy metal translocating P-type ATPase: MNTPDSDQTGDTGEPPDHASETTQYNTQHTDDVSQSTTDTDVTQFSIPEMDCPSCAQKVITSVEQLDAIRDIDSQVTTGVLTVSYDTDQVTLNEIANQIQKAGYSVKNAGETTSEFTVPGMDCPSCASKVENALDNTDDITGYDTQPTTGTVIVSYDSFNISDADVIDVIEDAGYETTGHSHTESAQQETPDERERIWTSSRALKTWISGGFVGVGLLFEFVVTGQSAEIATILDTGIAFTDILFLAAVISGGQEIIRNGYYSARNLSLDIDFLMSMAILGAVTASFVFDQALYFEAATLAFLFSIAELLERYSIDRTRDSLRELINLSPDEAIIKQNNTTETVPLDEVTVGDIVIVKPGEKIPMDGKIIEGKSAINQAPITGESVPVDKTIGDTVYAGTINEEGYIELEVTSKASDNTLSRIVEMVEDAQSNKTEREQFVERFSSYYTPVVVAFAILTTIASPYILTTSWSTAIVYGLTLLVLACPCAFVISTPVSVVSGITSAAKNGVLIKGGNHLEAMGAVDIVAFDKTGTLTTGELTVTDIIPLNQNSTEDVLRCARGLEQRSEHPIGEAIVAKAGSAQTVTREIEEFENITGKGVRASLDGTPHFAGKPGLFEELGFDLSHVHATTDGGDITQTAHQMCTRNDCIDLLEETVPQLQTEGKTVVLVGTETELEGVIAVADGIRPRAEETIKQLKQLGVSQTVMLTGDNERTARTIAREIGIDTYHAELLPEEKVTAIERFVDEYDDVGMVGDGINDAPALATATVGIAMGAAGTDTALETADIALMGDEIQKLPYVYALANDANSIIRQNIWSSLIIKLGLAVAVPFGYVPIWLAVLAGDAGMTTAVTGNAMRLSRVMPNTDTEMTAQET; encoded by the coding sequence ATGAATACGCCTGACTCAGATCAGACCGGTGATACTGGTGAACCACCGGATCATGCTTCTGAGACTACTCAATACAACACACAACACACAGATGATGTCTCTCAGTCGACGACTGATACTGACGTCACACAGTTTTCAATCCCAGAGATGGACTGTCCGTCCTGCGCACAAAAGGTGATTACCAGCGTCGAACAATTGGATGCAATTCGAGATATTGACTCACAGGTAACAACAGGAGTGCTCACAGTATCATACGATACCGACCAAGTTACGCTCAATGAGATAGCCAATCAGATTCAAAAGGCAGGATACAGCGTCAAGAATGCAGGTGAGACGACATCAGAGTTCACAGTCCCAGGAATGGACTGTCCTTCGTGTGCAAGTAAAGTTGAGAATGCGCTTGATAATACTGACGACATTACTGGGTATGATACACAGCCGACAACTGGAACTGTTATCGTTAGTTACGATTCTTTCAATATCAGTGACGCTGATGTCATCGATGTAATCGAGGATGCTGGATACGAGACGACAGGTCACTCACACACCGAATCAGCACAGCAGGAAACACCCGATGAGCGTGAGCGTATCTGGACAAGCTCTCGGGCACTCAAAACATGGATCAGTGGTGGGTTCGTCGGCGTTGGGTTGCTGTTTGAATTTGTCGTAACTGGACAGAGCGCGGAGATTGCAACCATATTAGATACAGGAATAGCTTTCACTGACATACTCTTTCTTGCGGCTGTCATTTCTGGTGGTCAAGAAATCATTCGCAACGGATATTATTCGGCACGCAATCTGAGTCTTGATATTGATTTTTTGATGTCCATGGCTATCCTGGGAGCGGTCACCGCGAGTTTTGTATTTGATCAAGCACTCTATTTCGAGGCTGCCACTCTTGCGTTTCTCTTCAGTATTGCTGAACTATTAGAGCGATATTCAATCGATCGCACTCGAGATTCACTCCGAGAATTGATAAATCTCTCACCAGATGAGGCGATAATTAAACAAAACAATACGACCGAGACAGTTCCACTTGATGAAGTCACTGTTGGGGATATTGTCATCGTAAAGCCAGGTGAGAAGATCCCAATGGACGGGAAGATCATTGAGGGGAAAAGCGCAATCAATCAAGCACCGATTACAGGTGAAAGCGTTCCTGTCGATAAAACGATAGGAGATACCGTGTATGCCGGCACGATTAATGAAGAGGGATATATTGAACTTGAGGTTACCTCAAAGGCAAGTGATAATACGCTTTCGCGCATCGTCGAAATGGTCGAGGATGCACAATCGAATAAGACCGAGCGTGAACAGTTTGTCGAACGCTTTTCATCATATTATACACCGGTCGTTGTTGCTTTCGCCATCCTCACAACGATAGCAAGCCCATATATCCTCACGACGAGCTGGTCCACAGCCATCGTCTATGGATTAACATTACTAGTGTTAGCATGCCCTTGTGCATTCGTTATATCAACACCCGTGTCTGTTGTATCAGGAATTACCAGTGCTGCAAAAAACGGCGTTCTGATCAAAGGTGGGAATCATCTTGAAGCGATGGGAGCTGTCGACATCGTTGCCTTTGACAAGACAGGAACGCTTACCACAGGTGAACTGACAGTTACTGATATTATCCCGCTGAATCAAAACTCAACGGAAGATGTCCTCCGGTGTGCACGAGGACTTGAACAACGAAGTGAGCACCCCATCGGCGAGGCAATTGTCGCCAAGGCTGGGAGTGCACAGACAGTTACACGTGAGATTGAGGAGTTCGAGAATATCACCGGAAAAGGCGTACGGGCAAGCCTCGATGGAACTCCTCATTTTGCTGGCAAGCCAGGACTGTTTGAGGAACTAGGGTTTGATCTCTCACATGTTCATGCAACAACTGATGGAGGAGACATCACACAGACCGCTCATCAAATGTGCACCCGGAATGACTGCATCGATCTTCTCGAGGAGACTGTTCCCCAACTTCAGACAGAAGGAAAAACCGTTGTTCTCGTCGGAACTGAAACTGAACTTGAAGGTGTCATTGCCGTCGCTGATGGGATCCGCCCACGAGCAGAAGAAACAATCAAACAGCTCAAACAACTTGGAGTCTCTCAAACCGTGATGCTGACGGGAGATAACGAGCGGACTGCTCGCACAATCGCTCGTGAGATTGGTATTGATACATATCACGCTGAGTTGCTTCCTGAAGAGAAAGTGACTGCAATTGAGCGCTTTGTTGATGAGTATGATGATGTTGGGATGGTCGGTGATGGAATCAATGATGCACCAGCACTCGCCACTGCGACAGTTGGCATTGCAATGGGCGCTGCCGGAACTGATACCGCGTTAGAAACAGCTGATATTGCCTTGATGGGTGATGAGATTCAAAAGCTTCCATATGTCTATGCACTTGCGAATGATGCGAACAGTATCATTCGACAAAAT
- a CDS encoding DUF4385 domain-containing protein — protein sequence MSDEDGPEYDIDFRANPSEYEIGRGEQDVFKCEPYKGELLPLWSIKTLDSAEDGAEAIYKKFCEYRDTNEFPGMDLARKYLQMGWTRAMRYAKYPGGQKYEDGEEREAQEWYDDEKREIALVYKQYLDQLRDDDTYQHRRQEWKQEESEES from the coding sequence ATGTCCGATGAGGATGGTCCGGAATATGATATCGATTTCCGTGCGAATCCGAGTGAGTATGAAATCGGTCGTGGGGAACAAGATGTATTCAAATGTGAGCCATATAAAGGCGAGTTACTCCCACTCTGGTCAATAAAGACACTGGATTCAGCTGAGGACGGAGCAGAAGCGATTTATAAGAAATTCTGTGAGTATCGCGATACGAACGAGTTTCCAGGAATGGACCTCGCTCGTAAGTACCTCCAAATGGGATGGACTCGTGCGATGCGATATGCAAAATACCCTGGTGGACAGAAATATGAAGATGGTGAAGAACGCGAAGCTCAAGAGTGGTATGATGATGAAAAACGTGAAATTGCATTAGTATACAAGCAATATCTCGATCAGCTTCGAGATGATGATACCTATCAACATCGCCGACAGGAATGGAAACAAGAAGAATCAGAGGAATCCTAG